A single genomic interval of Flavihumibacter rivuli harbors:
- a CDS encoding sugar kinase, giving the protein MDQVLCFGELLLRYAPDNEGNWLRQGAMPVYIGGAEYNVAAALAQWGVPVSYCTALPQNYLSNHLLSQLQRQKIDASPIVYSGERIGAYFLPFGKDLKHTGVIYDRSGSSFSQLEPGSINWVKLLKDKKWFHFSAISASLTPNAAAVCLEAVKVARALDIPVSLDLNYRPRLWKYGKEPVEVMPELASYCTVLMGNIWSAHTMLGVPLQEEMISSGYYYRHAEISATHILERYPSCQWVANTFRFEDGPGIAYSATLFSRGEGSLVSREYAAGSVADKVGSGDCFMAGLIYGKFSGLSTRDTLEYATAAAFRKLQVMGDITTDTIQDIKKQIKA; this is encoded by the coding sequence ATGGATCAAGTATTGTGTTTTGGGGAACTCTTGCTTCGGTATGCACCGGACAATGAAGGCAACTGGTTGCGACAGGGCGCTATGCCTGTTTACATTGGTGGTGCTGAATACAATGTAGCAGCAGCGCTGGCCCAATGGGGAGTGCCGGTATCCTATTGTACGGCCCTGCCGCAAAATTATTTATCCAACCACCTGTTAAGCCAGTTGCAGCGGCAGAAAATTGATGCCAGTCCCATTGTTTATAGTGGCGAAAGGATAGGTGCCTATTTCTTGCCATTTGGAAAGGACCTGAAGCATACTGGTGTGATCTATGACCGATCTGGTTCTTCCTTTTCACAACTCGAACCTGGCAGTATCAATTGGGTGAAGTTGCTGAAGGATAAGAAATGGTTTCATTTCTCCGCCATCAGTGCCTCCCTCACGCCTAATGCGGCCGCAGTTTGCCTTGAGGCGGTGAAAGTGGCCAGGGCGCTGGATATCCCGGTGTCACTCGACCTGAATTACCGGCCAAGGTTGTGGAAGTATGGAAAGGAGCCGGTTGAGGTAATGCCTGAACTGGCCAGTTATTGCACGGTGCTGATGGGGAATATCTGGAGTGCCCATACCATGCTCGGTGTACCGCTCCAGGAAGAGATGATCTCATCAGGTTATTATTATCGCCATGCGGAGATCAGTGCTACGCATATACTTGAACGTTATCCCTCCTGCCAGTGGGTCGCCAATACCTTCCGGTTTGAGGATGGACCGGGTATTGCCTATTCTGCAACGCTGTTCTCCAGGGGCGAAGGAAGTTTGGTTTCGCGGGAATATGCTGCAGGCAGTGTGGCCGATAAGGTGGGTTCGGGGGATTGTTTCATGGCGGGGTTGATCTATGGGAAATTTTCCGGCCTTTCTACCAGGGATACCCTGGAATATGCAACAGCCGCAGCTTTCAGGAAGCTGCAGGTGATGGGGGATATAACAACAGATACCATCCAGGATATCAAAAAACAAATAAAAGCATGA
- the uxaC gene encoding glucuronate isomerase, with amino-acid sequence MKKKKRQKAFINENFLLSNKQARQLYFDHAANLPIIDYHCHLSPEAIAKDYRFANMTELWLKGDHYKWRAMRAVGIPEELITGNASDQDKFMAWARVVPHTLRNPLFHWTQMELKWPFGIDDYLNESTAGTIYEACNAMLQDPDYSCRSLIAMNNVELVGTTDDPCDDLRFHREAIADGLSFELRPSFRPDPVLDIRNKEGFLRYIERLELASGVVINDFSSLLQALWQRVEYFHANGCRIADHGLSAMPLLPVDEQIVEEGLRKVLEDRTFMHPDPEGFAGLVLLHLCSMYHAKGWAQQFHLGALRNVSSRLRERLGADSGGDTIGDYPQAERLAAFLDALDRQDRLAPTIIYNLNPGWNEVFAAMAGTFNDGSIAGKVQFGSAWWYLDQKDGIEKQLNALSNLGVLSNFIGMTTDSRSFLSYSRHDYFRRVLCNLLGQEMEAGLLPNDREWIGALVRQLCYDNAKNFFKVG; translated from the coding sequence ATGAAAAAGAAGAAAAGACAAAAGGCATTCATCAACGAAAACTTCCTCTTATCTAATAAGCAGGCAAGGCAACTCTATTTCGACCATGCTGCCAACCTGCCCATTATCGATTACCATTGCCACTTGTCACCAGAGGCCATTGCCAAGGACTACCGTTTCGCTAACATGACGGAACTATGGTTAAAGGGTGACCATTACAAATGGAGGGCGATGCGGGCTGTTGGGATACCGGAAGAACTGATCACAGGGAATGCCAGCGACCAGGATAAATTCATGGCCTGGGCCAGGGTGGTTCCACATACATTGCGTAATCCCCTGTTCCATTGGACACAAATGGAGTTGAAATGGCCCTTTGGTATTGATGACTACCTCAATGAATCAACGGCCGGAACAATTTATGAGGCCTGCAATGCAATGCTTCAGGACCCGGATTACAGTTGCCGCTCACTTATAGCAATGAATAATGTTGAGTTGGTTGGGACAACCGATGATCCTTGTGATGACCTTCGTTTTCATAGGGAGGCAATAGCAGATGGCTTGTCTTTTGAATTGCGGCCATCCTTTCGCCCGGACCCGGTATTGGATATCCGTAACAAGGAAGGGTTCCTGCGATACATAGAAAGATTGGAACTGGCGAGTGGTGTGGTGATCAATGATTTCAGCAGCCTGTTACAGGCCCTCTGGCAGCGGGTGGAATATTTCCATGCCAATGGATGCAGGATAGCTGACCATGGACTGTCTGCCATGCCACTGCTTCCGGTTGATGAGCAAATAGTAGAAGAAGGGTTAAGGAAAGTATTGGAGGATAGGACATTTATGCACCCCGATCCGGAAGGATTTGCGGGATTGGTTTTATTGCACCTCTGCAGTATGTACCATGCTAAGGGATGGGCGCAGCAATTCCACCTGGGTGCTTTAAGGAATGTGAGTTCAAGGCTGAGGGAAAGATTAGGGGCAGACAGTGGGGGCGATACGATCGGTGATTATCCGCAGGCAGAGCGATTGGCGGCTTTCCTTGATGCTCTGGACCGGCAGGACCGGCTGGCGCCTACCATCATCTATAACCTTAATCCGGGTTGGAACGAGGTCTTCGCTGCCATGGCCGGCACTTTTAATGATGGTTCCATAGCCGGTAAGGTCCAGTTTGGATCGGCATGGTGGTACCTCGACCAGAAGGATGGAATAGAAAAACAATTGAATGCCTTGTCGAACCTGGGGGTGTTGAGTAACTTCATCGGGATGACGACGGATAGCCGGAGTTTCCTTTCCTATTCCCGCCACGATTATTTCAGGAGGGTCTTGTGCAACCTGTTGGGACAGGAAATGGAAGCGGGCCTCTTGCCCAATGACCGTGAATGGATCGGCGCATTGGTGCGGCAATTGTGTTATGATAATGCGAAAAACTTTTTCAAGGTAGGCTGA